The Pelecanus crispus isolate bPelCri1 chromosome 7, bPelCri1.pri, whole genome shotgun sequence genome includes a window with the following:
- the LOC142593905 gene encoding acylamino-acid-releasing enzyme-like: MEPPVLSSTEEMVELYRELSRHPGLSAAWLGPDVTTQYGGKYCSLYTEWSQRDLARAENVKFCRQYLIFHDGASIVYSGPAGTCSEIKDELLSRESPSGALKAVLRKVPGKEKEKEKQFLEVWDQNRKVKSIDLTALDKHGSVYDNDQFGCLAWSHSETHLLYVAEKKRPKAESFFQSKAPELGTSDEDARRPEKGDMPLKGEQFVYHEDWGEALSTCSVPVLCALDIEGSSISVLEGVPEHLSPGQAFWSPGDTGVVFVGWWHEPFRLGLRHCTNRRSALFYVDLTGGRCELLSEDTRAVWSPRLSPDGCRIVYLENDALGPHQQCSRLRMYDWYTKHTSTVLEAVPRQAWGAFPGIYCGTLPGLCWAADSRRLVLDTAQRSQQDVFMVDTVTGTTTSLTADAPQGSWSVLTIDRDILVARFSTPSCPPMLKVAVLPSAGQEAQARWVCLQDAPPVPGISWGIRTLQPPPEQEHPQYGGLDFDAILLRPSEGPAAQKPPLVVMPHGGPHSVFTAGWMLYPAALCRMGFAVLLVNYRGSLGFGQDSVASLPGNVGTQDVRDVQLCVERVLQEESLDAGRVALVGGSHGGFLACHLLGQFPNTYHACVVRNPVVNIASMVAATDIPDWCLTETGLPYAPDTLLDPAQWTEMLHKSPMRYVDQVRAPVLLMLGEDDRRVPPKQGLEYYRALKARGVLTRLLWYPGNNHALAGVEAEADGFMNMALWLLKHLRC, encoded by the exons ATGGAGCCGCCG GTGCTGTCGAGCACGGAGGAGATGGTGGAGCTGTACCGGGAGCTGAGCCGGCACCCGGGGCTCAGTGCTGCCTGGCTCGGTCCCGACGTCACCACCCAGTACGGGGGCAAGTACTGCAGCCTCTACACCG AGTGGTCACAGCGGGACCTGGCGCGGGCCGAGAACGTCAAGTTCTGCCGCCAGTACCTAATCTTCCACGACGGGGCCTCCATCGTCTACTCGGGGCCTGCCGGCACCTGCTCCGAGATCAAGGACGA GCTGCTGAGCCGGGAGTCCCCCAGCGGGGCGCTGAAGGCCGTCCTGCGCAAGGTCCCCggcaaggagaaggagaaagagaagcagtTCCTGGAG GTCTGGGATCAGAACCGCAAGGTGAAGAGCATCGACCTGACGGCGCTGGACAAGCATGGCAGTGTCTACGACAATG ACCAGTTTGGCTGCCTGGCCTGGTCACACTCGGAGACCCACCTGCTCTACGTGGCGGAGAAGAAGCGTCCCAAGGCTGAGTCCTTCTTCCAGAGCAAAGCCCCTGAGCTGGGCACCTCCGACGAGGATGCAAGGCGCCCTGAGAAGGGTGACATGCCCCTCAAG GGTGAGCAGTTCGTGTACCACGAGGACTGGGGGGAGGCACTGAGCACCTGCAGCGTGCCCGTCCTCTGCGCCCTGGACATCGAGGGCAGCAGCATCTCGGTGCTGGAGGGTGTCCCAGAGCACCTGTCTCCCGGCCAG GCTTTCTGGTCCCCTGGCGACACTGGCGTGGTGTTCGTGGGCTGGTGGCATGAGCCCTTCCGCCTGGGGCTGCGGCACTGCACCAACCGCCG GTCAGCACTCTTCTACGTGGACCTGACGGGTGGGAGATGCG agctgctctccgaGGACACCAGGGCCGTGTGGTCCCCGCGGCTCAGCCCTGACGGCTGCCGCATCGTCTACCTGGAGAACGACGCCCTGGGCCCCCACCAGCAGTGCAGCCGCCTCCGCATG TACGACTGGTACACCAAGCACACCAGCACAGTGCTGGaggcggtgccgcggcaggcATGGG GTGCCTTCCCAGGCATCTACTGTGGCACTCtgccggggctgtgctgggcggCCGACAGCCGCAGGCTCGTGCTGGATACGGCCCAGCGCAGCCAGCAG GACGTGTTCATGGTGGACACGGTGACAGGCACCACGACCTCGCTGACGGCCG atGCTCCACAGGGAAGCTGGTCTGTCCTCACCATCGACCGGGACATCTTGGTGGCCAGGTTCTCCACCCCTAGCTGCCCCCCCATGCTG AAAGTGGCTGTCTTGCCCAGTGCCGGCCAGGAGGCACAGGCGCGGTGGGTCTGCCTGCAGGACGCACCCCCTGTGCCCGGCATCAGCTGGGGCATCCGCACCCTGCAGCCTCCGCCGGAGCAGGAGCACCCCCAGTACG GGGGCCTGGATTTCGATGCCATCCTGCTGCGCCCAAGCGAGGGCCCTGCTGCCCAGAAGCCCCCCCTGGTTGTGATGCCCCATG GGGGTCCCCACTCTGTGTTCACGGCCGGGTGGATGCTGTACCCCGCTGCGCTGTGCCGCATGggctttgctgtgctgctgg TGAATTACCGTGGCTCTCTGGGCTTCGGCCAGGACAGCGTGGCCTCCCTGCCGGGCAACGTGGGCACGCAGGACGTGCGTGATGTGCAG CTCTGTGTGGAGcgggtgctgcaggaggagtCACTGGACGCTGGCCGGGTGGCACTGGTGGGCGGCTCGCACGGGGGCTTTCTGGCATGCCACCTCCTCGGCCAGTTCCCTAACACATACCACGCCTGCGTGGTCCGCAACCCTGTGGTGAACATCGCCTCCATGGTGGCTGCCACCGACATTCCTGACTG GTGCTTGACAGAGACGGGGCTGCCCTACGCGCCTGACACCCTGCTGGACCCAGCCCAGTGGACGGAGATGCTGCACAAGTCGCCTATGCGCTACGTTGACCAG GTCCGTGCGCCCGTGTTGCTGATGCTGGGGGAGGACGACCGGCGCGTGCCCCCCAAGCAGGGGCTGGAGTATTACCGTGCCCTCAAGGCCCGGGGGGTCCTCACACG GTTGCTCTGGTACCCAGGGAACAACCACGCGCTGGCCGGCGTTGAGGCTGAAGCCGACGGCTTCATGAACATGGCACTGTGGCTGCTCAAGCACCTGCGGTGCTAA